One region of Salinibacterium sp. TMP30 genomic DNA includes:
- a CDS encoding nitroreductase/quinone reductase family protein → MTQRQKLSDAGMKLMNGAHRAVLAISGGRLGWTLGRMPTVELHTTGRVSGIRRSTLLTAPVHGNRRWVFVASKGGDDRDPQWYRNLVANPDAEITVRGRTLKVHSRTANAAEKAELWPQIVAANDRYAGYQRKTARDIPVIICEEH, encoded by the coding sequence ATGACCCAACGCCAAAAACTCAGCGATGCCGGAATGAAACTGATGAACGGCGCCCACCGCGCAGTGCTCGCCATCTCTGGCGGCCGACTCGGCTGGACTTTGGGCCGGATGCCCACAGTCGAGTTGCACACCACGGGCCGAGTTTCGGGCATCCGGCGTTCGACGCTGCTGACTGCTCCGGTGCACGGCAACCGACGCTGGGTTTTTGTTGCCTCGAAGGGTGGCGACGATCGCGACCCGCAGTGGTACCGCAACCTTGTCGCGAACCCGGATGCAGAAATCACCGTGCGTGGACGCACCCTGAAGGTGCACTCGCGCACAGCAAATGCCGCGGAGAAAGCCGAACTGTGGCCGCAGATCGTCGCCGCTAACGACCGCTACGCCGGGTATCAGCGCAAAACCGCGCGCGATATCCCGGTCATCATCTGCGAAGAGCACTGA
- a CDS encoding ABC transporter permease, producing the protein MNRLSFTDVSLKVWAVIVFAFLFAPIAIIIIYSFNEGRLLVSWNEFGFGSFATIVTKPAITDAVLVSIQTGFIASLIATALGTMAGVALARRAGKWAPWFLILLVLVTVTPEIVDAVSLLPWMVFLGQDVGLSMFDNGIVRLVVGHSLFSTAVVAYIVRSRLIGIDESLEEAAADLYAPPFKRFTQITLPLVMPAVLAGGLLSFTLSLDNTIVSAFVQVSGTTPWPVYVLSAVRSGLRPEIAAVSTIMLLLTLGALALVAYVLGRAGDSATDIAKTVGGG; encoded by the coding sequence ATGAACCGGTTGTCATTCACCGATGTCTCCCTCAAAGTCTGGGCAGTGATCGTCTTCGCGTTCCTGTTCGCTCCGATTGCCATCATCATCATTTACTCCTTCAACGAGGGTCGGCTGCTCGTCTCGTGGAATGAGTTCGGTTTTGGCTCGTTTGCGACGATCGTGACCAAGCCCGCCATCACCGACGCAGTGTTGGTGTCGATTCAGACCGGTTTCATTGCGTCACTCATCGCGACAGCGCTCGGCACCATGGCCGGTGTCGCTCTGGCTCGCCGCGCGGGCAAGTGGGCTCCCTGGTTCCTGATTCTTCTTGTGCTCGTCACCGTCACCCCAGAAATTGTGGATGCCGTCTCGCTGCTTCCCTGGATGGTTTTCCTCGGCCAGGATGTTGGACTGAGCATGTTCGACAACGGCATTGTTCGACTCGTCGTCGGCCACTCATTGTTCTCGACCGCGGTCGTGGCCTACATCGTGCGCTCTCGCCTCATCGGCATTGACGAGAGCTTGGAGGAGGCCGCAGCCGACCTCTATGCTCCTCCGTTCAAACGGTTCACCCAGATCACCCTTCCGCTGGTGATGCCGGCAGTATTGGCCGGTGGACTTCTCTCGTTCACCTTGAGCCTCGACAACACAATCGTTTCGGCGTTCGTTCAAGTCTCGGGAACCACCCCGTGGCCCGTCTACGTGCTCAGTGCTGTCCGCAGCGGATTGCGGCCAGAAATTGCGGCAGTCTCAACGATCATGCTGCTGCTGACACTCGGAGCTTTGGCGCTTGTCGCGTACGTCCTGGGTCGAGCGGGCGACTCAGCGACCGACATCGCCAAAACTGTCGGAGGCGGCTAG
- a CDS encoding NAD(P)H-binding protein produces the protein MTTTIALFGATGKTGRRVLDQALAQGLAVRALARDPAKVIVVDDRLTVIHGDVLDARSVDRVVEGADAVLSVFGHVKGSPDDVQADGTRLILDAMKHHGITRIVTLSGGGLRAEGKDQPKLPDRIIRGLLKLLSGQVLADAEAHLELLKQSGMEWTVVRGPRLTEEPGTGAYGVGWVGGDSTTKISRDDLAKFLITQIDDRQYVHEMPFVSAR, from the coding sequence ATGACCACGACAATTGCCCTATTTGGTGCGACCGGCAAAACCGGCCGCCGTGTGCTCGATCAAGCGTTAGCGCAGGGGCTCGCTGTGCGCGCACTCGCCCGTGACCCCGCTAAGGTCATTGTCGTCGACGACCGACTCACCGTGATTCACGGAGACGTGCTCGATGCACGGTCCGTCGATCGTGTGGTGGAGGGAGCGGATGCTGTGCTCAGCGTTTTCGGGCACGTGAAGGGCTCCCCAGATGACGTGCAGGCAGACGGCACCCGGCTGATCCTCGACGCGATGAAGCATCACGGGATCACCCGGATCGTGACCCTCTCGGGCGGAGGCTTGCGTGCCGAAGGCAAAGACCAGCCCAAGCTTCCCGATCGCATCATCCGGGGCCTCCTGAAGTTGCTGTCAGGTCAGGTGCTCGCGGATGCCGAAGCACACTTAGAGCTGCTGAAGCAGAGCGGCATGGAGTGGACGGTCGTGCGCGGGCCCCGCCTCACCGAAGAGCCTGGGACGGGCGCATACGGCGTCGGCTGGGTGGGTGGAGACAGCACCACAAAGATCAGTCGCGACGACCTCGCCAAGTTTCTCATCACCCAGATTGACGATCGCCAGTACGTGCACGAGATGCCGTTCGTCAGCGCCAGATGA
- a CDS encoding spermidine/putrescine ABC transporter substrate-binding protein: MSHENPVRILASTSATKMIKSELNRRRFLALSGTAAGAALLAACSPQSGAGSSPQATGGALEGGLSIYSWGDYDDPDLVAEFSDELGPTITFDSFASNEELISKLIAARGTSGYDIVVPTGPFIPQMIENGLLSKLNLDLIPNIADMDPDFLGRDWDPKNEYSICKAWGTTGFVYDKTKISRELTSWADFIDAAKNEASGRTSVLDDPSPLLGIYYWANGIDWTTTDEADLAAAEAFLTTELAPHISAFDSYPGGAAIPQAQQILMQSWNGDARIGIMESDEPDRWQWVLGSPDTELWMDNWAIAEGATNPEAAHAFINYVLAPDAALRELDYIGYHTGGAGIEEAARAADLEMLDLVFFDEEQIKTMHTGKLTDAQQRIVEIWDKTKAAAGA; encoded by the coding sequence ATGTCACACGAAAACCCCGTTCGCATTCTCGCCTCGACCTCGGCAACCAAGATGATCAAGTCGGAGTTGAACCGGCGTCGCTTCCTTGCCCTTTCCGGCACTGCTGCCGGAGCCGCACTACTGGCCGCCTGTAGCCCACAGTCTGGTGCTGGCTCCTCACCCCAAGCCACCGGAGGCGCGCTCGAGGGCGGCCTGTCGATCTACAGTTGGGGCGATTACGATGACCCGGATCTGGTTGCCGAGTTCTCGGATGAACTTGGCCCAACAATCACCTTCGACTCATTCGCCTCCAATGAGGAACTGATCTCCAAGCTCATCGCGGCCCGCGGAACCAGTGGCTACGACATCGTTGTACCGACCGGACCGTTCATTCCTCAGATGATCGAAAATGGTCTACTGAGCAAGCTGAACCTTGATCTGATCCCCAATATCGCCGACATGGACCCGGACTTCTTGGGTCGCGACTGGGATCCGAAGAACGAGTACTCCATTTGCAAGGCTTGGGGCACCACCGGATTCGTCTACGACAAAACCAAAATTAGTCGCGAACTCACCAGCTGGGCCGACTTCATCGATGCCGCAAAGAATGAAGCCAGCGGCAGAACCTCCGTACTAGATGACCCGTCACCCCTCCTCGGCATCTACTACTGGGCTAACGGTATCGACTGGACCACCACCGACGAGGCAGATCTTGCCGCGGCGGAAGCGTTCCTCACCACTGAGCTCGCCCCCCACATCTCGGCGTTCGACTCCTACCCGGGTGGCGCCGCAATCCCGCAAGCGCAACAGATCCTTATGCAGTCCTGGAACGGTGACGCACGCATCGGGATCATGGAGAGCGACGAACCTGACCGCTGGCAGTGGGTGCTCGGCTCCCCCGACACCGAACTGTGGATGGACAACTGGGCTATCGCAGAAGGCGCAACTAACCCTGAGGCTGCCCACGCTTTCATCAACTACGTACTCGCCCCCGATGCGGCCCTACGCGAACTCGACTACATCGGTTACCACACCGGTGGCGCTGGCATTGAGGAAGCGGCACGCGCGGCCGACCTGGAAATGCTCGACCTCGTCTTCTTCGATGAGGAACAGATCAAAACCATGCACACCGGCAAGCTCACCGACGCACAGCAGCGCATCGTTGAGATCTGGGACAAGACCAAGGCTGCTGCTGGCGCCTAA
- a CDS encoding ABC transporter permease translates to MTVTVEDRAAPELGAHAAPARPRRRLKLPGFALAIPAWAWLFAFFVAPVALVVWFSFGYKPGIFGTHANDVLSLDRYAEALSPTFFSTFQNTLWVGVVGTLICLVIAIPFSYWLAFKAPVSRRGILLAMVMIPFWTNFLVRTIGWQIILAPSGLLSTALQSIGVLDQPLEILFTRTAVLIGVVYNYIPLMILPMFVAFDRVSLPMREASKDLGAGRWSTFINVTLPLAKPGIIVGILLVYIPLMGDYITATVLGGAKGNMAGQMVANQFQTAQNWALGSAMAVVLVLTILTTVGIAALVSWLATWPLRARKRLVLGGKS, encoded by the coding sequence ATGACCGTAACCGTTGAGGACCGCGCCGCACCCGAGTTGGGTGCGCACGCGGCTCCTGCGCGCCCACGCCGCCGCCTAAAACTGCCGGGCTTCGCCCTCGCGATTCCTGCGTGGGCATGGCTGTTTGCCTTCTTTGTCGCGCCGGTCGCGCTCGTCGTGTGGTTCAGCTTCGGATACAAGCCTGGCATTTTTGGCACTCACGCCAACGATGTCCTGTCGCTCGATCGCTACGCCGAAGCACTGTCGCCGACGTTCTTCTCCACCTTCCAGAACACGCTGTGGGTTGGAGTGGTCGGCACGCTCATCTGCTTAGTAATCGCCATCCCCTTCTCCTATTGGCTCGCATTCAAGGCCCCCGTGTCGCGCCGCGGAATCCTGCTAGCGATGGTGATGATTCCGTTCTGGACAAACTTTCTGGTGCGCACGATCGGCTGGCAGATCATCCTCGCCCCGAGCGGATTGCTCTCCACCGCCCTGCAGTCAATCGGCGTGCTCGATCAGCCGCTAGAAATCCTCTTCACTCGCACAGCGGTACTGATCGGTGTCGTCTACAACTACATCCCACTGATGATCCTGCCCATGTTTGTCGCGTTCGACCGTGTGTCATTGCCGATGCGTGAGGCGAGCAAAGACCTCGGTGCTGGGCGATGGTCGACCTTCATCAATGTGACGCTTCCCTTGGCGAAGCCGGGCATCATCGTTGGAATCCTGCTCGTCTACATCCCATTGATGGGCGACTACATCACCGCTACTGTGCTGGGTGGGGCCAAAGGCAACATGGCAGGCCAGATGGTTGCCAACCAGTTCCAAACTGCACAGAACTGGGCCCTAGGCTCCGCAATGGCAGTAGTGCTGGTGCTCACGATTCTCACCACCGTCGGCATCGCCGCCCTCGTTTCGTGGTTGGCGACCTGGCCGCTCAGAGCCCGAAAGCGACTCGTCTTGGGAGGCAAATCATGA
- the ddaH gene encoding dimethylargininase yields MTITDTQSTTPARQATAKTVLMCRPDFFTVSYRINPWMNPNDPTDTNLAVKQWQTLYDTYIELGFDVQLIDPIDGLPDMVYAANGGFVIDGKAYGALFTYDERKAEGPAYMEWFAANGFTVADPVNVNEGEGDFLLVGDNILAGMGFRTSVESHKELAEISGRNVVSLNLINPSFYHVDTAIAKLDETNIAYLESAFDGPSLEKLRALYPDAILASEEDAAVLGLNSYSDGYNVVIAARAKDFERQLKERGYNPIGVDLSELLLGGGGVKCCTLELRR; encoded by the coding sequence ATGACGATCACTGACACCCAATCGACCACACCTGCTCGCCAGGCAACCGCGAAGACCGTGCTGATGTGCCGTCCCGACTTCTTTACGGTCAGCTACCGCATCAACCCCTGGATGAACCCCAACGACCCCACAGACACCAACCTGGCTGTCAAGCAGTGGCAGACGCTGTATGACACCTACATTGAGCTCGGCTTTGATGTGCAGCTCATTGATCCTATTGACGGCTTGCCCGACATGGTCTACGCCGCAAACGGCGGATTCGTGATCGACGGCAAAGCCTATGGCGCACTTTTTACCTATGACGAGCGTAAGGCTGAAGGCCCCGCCTACATGGAGTGGTTCGCTGCGAACGGTTTCACCGTTGCTGATCCCGTAAACGTGAATGAGGGAGAGGGCGACTTCCTCCTTGTTGGCGACAACATCTTGGCCGGAATGGGTTTTCGCACGTCCGTCGAAAGCCACAAAGAGCTCGCAGAGATCTCGGGTCGCAACGTTGTTTCCCTCAACCTGATCAACCCCAGCTTCTATCACGTTGACACTGCCATCGCGAAGCTTGATGAAACCAATATCGCCTACCTAGAGAGCGCATTTGATGGGCCCTCTCTCGAAAAGCTTCGGGCACTGTATCCCGACGCCATCCTTGCCAGTGAAGAGGATGCGGCAGTGCTCGGACTCAACTCGTACAGCGATGGCTACAATGTAGTGATCGCCGCCCGCGCTAAGGACTTCGAGCGTCAGCTCAAGGAGCGCGGCTACAACCCCATTGGCGTTGACCTGTCGGAGCTGCTGCTCGGTGGTGGCGGCGTGAAGTGCTGCACCCTGGAGCTGCGCCGCTAA
- a CDS encoding MarR family transcriptional regulator, translating into MSDAEAPVDPVRAVLGSVASLSRVLSSEQRRPFEGRVLTGSQMSALFLLARTPSGLTPGRLAELLAVSAGAVTQLIDTLRTDGHVDTRVNPDDARSRIIVLSRAARNEVEHFEGATAERLRPRFAALSAAELTTLADLMNRITMETEK; encoded by the coding sequence ATGAGCGACGCCGAGGCGCCCGTCGACCCAGTGCGTGCGGTGCTCGGCAGTGTGGCATCGCTCAGTCGAGTGCTGTCGTCGGAGCAGCGGCGTCCCTTCGAAGGTCGGGTACTGACCGGCTCGCAAATGTCAGCGCTATTCCTCCTCGCCCGAACACCCTCCGGCTTAACCCCGGGACGTCTAGCGGAGCTCCTCGCAGTATCTGCCGGCGCTGTCACACAACTCATCGACACTCTGCGCACGGATGGGCACGTCGACACACGTGTCAACCCTGATGATGCCCGATCGCGCATCATTGTGCTTTCCCGCGCCGCCCGCAACGAGGTGGAGCACTTCGAAGGTGCCACCGCCGAACGCTTACGCCCCAGGTTTGCAGCCCTATCCGCGGCCGAACTGACAACCCTCGCAGACCTCATGAATCGAATCACCATGGAGACGGAAAAATGA
- a CDS encoding ABC transporter ATP-binding protein, whose protein sequence is MTISAQNTSQASPAAADSHSAATSASEPEGTVVLEGVTKKFGGAIAVDNISLHVRPGEFLSLLGPSGCGKTTTLRMLAGFEEPTAGRIRISGQDVVGIPPHKRDVNTVFQAYALFPHMSVAENVAYGLRQKGTPKSEIRQHVIEALEMVQMVSFADRKPTQLSGGQQQRIALARALINRPSVLLLDEPLGALDRQLREEMQIELKLLQSRLGITFIFVTHDQGEALSMSDRIAIMRNGRIEQLDDADAIYDNPASAYVAGFIGQQNFIPGTVTANTSVMESRFGVIHAAAAHADLDAGSEAQAAVRPEAVTVSAITPAAAEAAETAENEILGEVIGVSHQGETLQFLVSIGQDHTLLSRVPRPNAPRLADGDKVVCSWDAASVHLFPNEQATEAQADIARAVSNPAPPTSSMAL, encoded by the coding sequence GTGACGATTTCAGCTCAGAACACTAGCCAAGCAAGCCCCGCCGCTGCGGATTCACACTCTGCAGCGACCAGTGCGAGCGAGCCTGAGGGCACCGTCGTCCTCGAGGGAGTGACCAAGAAGTTTGGCGGCGCAATCGCCGTCGACAACATCAGTCTGCATGTGCGGCCAGGGGAGTTCCTGTCTCTGCTCGGGCCATCCGGTTGCGGAAAGACAACAACGCTGCGCATGCTCGCCGGCTTCGAAGAGCCAACTGCGGGCCGCATCCGTATTTCAGGTCAGGATGTTGTCGGCATTCCCCCACACAAACGTGACGTTAATACGGTGTTTCAGGCCTACGCACTGTTCCCCCATATGAGCGTTGCCGAGAATGTCGCCTACGGTCTGCGGCAAAAGGGCACCCCAAAGTCGGAGATTCGTCAGCACGTCATCGAAGCCCTTGAGATGGTGCAGATGGTGTCGTTCGCGGATCGCAAGCCGACCCAGTTGTCTGGTGGCCAGCAGCAGCGCATCGCCTTAGCTCGTGCACTCATCAACCGCCCCTCTGTGCTCCTTCTCGACGAGCCACTCGGGGCACTCGACCGCCAACTTCGCGAAGAGATGCAGATCGAGCTGAAGCTTTTGCAGTCGCGGCTCGGCATCACCTTCATCTTCGTTACTCACGATCAGGGCGAGGCCCTCTCGATGAGTGATCGCATCGCCATCATGCGCAATGGCCGCATCGAACAGTTGGATGACGCGGACGCGATCTATGACAACCCTGCGAGCGCCTATGTTGCGGGCTTCATTGGCCAGCAGAACTTCATCCCTGGCACCGTGACTGCCAACACGAGCGTCATGGAGTCGCGCTTCGGCGTGATTCACGCGGCCGCAGCGCACGCCGATCTCGATGCCGGCTCTGAGGCTCAAGCCGCCGTGCGACCGGAAGCGGTCACGGTTTCTGCGATCACCCCCGCGGCTGCCGAAGCCGCCGAGACTGCGGAGAATGAGATTCTTGGCGAAGTGATCGGTGTCTCGCACCAGGGTGAGACCCTGCAGTTCTTGGTTTCTATTGGCCAAGACCACACTCTCCTCTCTCGCGTTCCGCGGCCCAACGCGCCCCGACTTGCCGACGGCGACAAGGTTGTCTGCTCGTGGGATGCCGCGAGCGTCCACCTTTTCCCGAATGAGCAGGCAACTGAGGCTCAAGCCGACATTGCCCGCGCCGTCTCGAACCCAGCCCCACCCACCAGCTCAATGGCCCTTTAG
- a CDS encoding Lrp/AsnC family transcriptional regulator, translating into MDKLDAGIIDMLRLNARAGYGDIGESVGLSASAVKRRVDRLVASGVIRSFTIQVDPAVDGMGTEAYVELFCRGNVAPNELKRILSAIPEVVDAGTVSGSADAVVHMRSRDIHSLEIALERLRTATNIDNTRSSIVLSRLIHRRYE; encoded by the coding sequence ATGGACAAGCTGGATGCAGGAATCATTGACATGCTCCGCCTCAACGCCCGCGCAGGGTATGGAGATATTGGTGAGTCGGTAGGCCTTTCTGCCTCCGCAGTTAAACGTCGTGTCGATCGACTCGTTGCCAGTGGAGTGATTCGCAGCTTCACCATCCAGGTCGATCCTGCCGTCGACGGCATGGGCACAGAAGCCTACGTCGAGTTGTTCTGCCGCGGCAATGTCGCCCCCAATGAACTCAAACGGATCCTGAGTGCGATTCCCGAAGTGGTGGATGCCGGAACGGTCAGCGGATCAGCCGACGCTGTCGTGCACATGCGTTCTCGCGACATCCACTCACTAGAAATTGCCCTCGAACGCCTGCGCACGGCGACGAACATCGACAACACTCGCAGCTCGATCGTGTTATCGCGCTTGATCCACCGCCGCTACGAATAG
- a CDS encoding SDR family oxidoreductase, with amino-acid sequence MTTSVLVTGATGTVGDAVTEFLLERGASVLGAVRNADDAAHLRKGAKARHFDFSMSPSELDQALEGCDRLFLMRPPAIADVQKYLFPVIDAAQRRGIKQIVFLSLQGVQQNRKTPHYAVEQYLKSAGAPYTSLRPNFFMQNLSTTHAAEIRDDDDVFVPAGRSFTAFIDARDIGRVAAAVLTEPGHITQAYTLSGEQSLTYRNVASILSDVLGRSIHYRRPSETEYLSRLRTQGKPEDYIAVQKMIYRIVRFNISAFPNRTVRRLTGHPATTFREFATREKGAWQK; translated from the coding sequence ATGACCACAAGTGTTCTCGTGACCGGCGCTACCGGCACCGTCGGTGATGCCGTGACAGAGTTTCTGCTCGAACGAGGAGCCTCCGTGCTCGGTGCCGTGCGGAATGCAGACGACGCGGCCCATCTTCGTAAGGGTGCGAAAGCACGGCACTTCGACTTCTCCATGTCGCCATCCGAACTCGATCAGGCTTTGGAGGGGTGCGACCGACTCTTCCTGATGCGACCGCCAGCAATAGCCGACGTGCAGAAGTACCTGTTTCCGGTCATCGATGCTGCGCAACGTCGTGGGATCAAACAGATTGTGTTCCTGTCGTTGCAGGGGGTGCAGCAGAACCGCAAAACCCCTCATTACGCCGTCGAGCAATACCTGAAGAGCGCTGGTGCACCATACACATCGCTGCGCCCCAACTTTTTTATGCAAAACCTGTCGACAACCCACGCGGCAGAAATCCGTGATGACGATGACGTCTTCGTGCCCGCCGGGCGCTCATTCACCGCCTTCATTGATGCCCGCGACATCGGCCGCGTTGCCGCCGCCGTGCTCACCGAACCCGGTCACATCACACAGGCGTACACCCTCTCGGGCGAACAGAGCCTCACGTACCGCAACGTCGCTTCCATCCTTAGCGACGTGCTCGGGCGAAGCATCCACTACCGGCGACCCAGCGAAACCGAATACCTCTCCCGCCTGCGCACGCAGGGCAAACCCGAGGACTACATTGCGGTGCAGAAGATGATCTACCGAATCGTACGGTTCAACATCTCTGCCTTCCCCAACCGAACAGTCCGGCGCCTCACCGGACACCCCGCCACTACTTTTCGCGAATTTGCCACCCGCGAGAAGGGCGCGTGGCAGAAATAA